From a single Fusarium fujikuroi IMI 58289 draft genome, chromosome FFUJ_chr03 genomic region:
- a CDS encoding probable 3-hydroxybutyryl-CoA dehydrogenase, translating into MAAPMFRMPSMAVVRHARCFSSSPRQYAAAEVKKLGVIGAGQMGLGIALVAAQKAQVPVTLIDTSDKALAKGIAFAEKLLAKDVSKSRITQEQADSARSLLSTSTKMEDLSSADMVIEAVPELPNLKFDIFGKLAQICPKHAILATNTSSISITRIAAATTKDPTDTSASSRVVSTHFMNPVPVQKGVEIISGLQTSQDTLDTAVEFCKRMGKITSVSADSPGFLANRILMPYINEAIICLETGVGDRDSIDAIMKNGTNVPMGPLQLADFIGLDTCLSIMKVLYEETADSKYRPSVLLKNMVNAGWYGKKSGKGFYDY; encoded by the exons atgGCTGCTCCAATGTTTCGAATGCCTTCTATGGCAGTTGTGCGTCATGCCCgctgcttcagctcttcaCCTCGCCAATATGCCGCCGcagaggtcaagaagcttggtgttaTCGGTGCGGGTCAAATG GGATTGGGGATTGCTCTTGTTGCAGCTCAAAAGGCTCAGGTTCCCGTTACTTTGATCGATACTTCAGACAAGGCTCTGGCCAAGGGCATTGCCTTTGCTGAGAAACTCCTAGCAAAGGATGTCTCAAAGTCAAGGATCACGCAGGAGCAGGCCGACAGCGCCCGTTCTCTTCTCAGTACAAGCACCAAAATGGAAGACCTCTCCTCTGCAGACATGGTTATCGAGGCTGTTCCTGAGCTGCCCAATCTCAAGTTTGACATATTTGGCAAGCTGGCTCAGATCTGCCCCAAGCACGCTATTCTCGCTACAAACACCTCTTCTATCTCCATCACCCGCATCGCCGCTGCCACTACCAAGGATCCCACTGATACTTCGGCTTCCTCTCGCGTTGTGTCGACCCATTTCATGAACCCCGTCCCTGTACAGAAGGGCGTTGAGATCATCAGCGGCCTGCAGACTAGCCAGGACACCCTCGACACTGCCGTTGAGTTCTGCAAGCGCATGGGCAAGATCACTTCGGTGTCAGCCGACTCTCCTGGATTCCTTGCCAATCGTATCCTCATGCCTTATATTAACGAGGCGATCATTTGTCTTGAGACTGGTGTTGGAGACCGTGACTCCATTGATGCCATCATGAAGAACGGCACAAACGTGCCCATGGGTCCTCTTCAGCTTGCTGATTTCATTGGTCTCGATACATGTCTATCTATCATGAAGGTTCTGTATGAGGAGACCGCTGACTCCAAATACAGGCCGAGcgtgttgttgaagaacatgGTCAACGCTGGTTGGTATGGTAAGAAGAGTGGCAAGGGCTTTTACGACTACTGA
- a CDS encoding related to Mediator of RNA polymerase II transcription subunit 19 — translation MSFHPQTPQSPSQFSSGTSEPVLSVTTSMTSTATPTTLPTPAHSVTGSAHHDLAMTDDSPHKRKRSVDDSGDREQKKVHTEESKLGIEDLHLDVGKKYLLCQTPHPESLPRVSEDLYDMFNLSGLAAEVAREKPNGEKNALRSSYTGHMKNLGIAGNWKVRVTDKDSNAEKPDFFDILHMPDEDWDNTIVKGQNIKHGLSQASLSTLGRAVTMAKGPIGKKDWDTSRLGLQSPGLDSKQTSSARPTAPNTPLNVPGAVGRLKAQGPSANDPNRPKRNVKKRTYGDSSFEGYGEGYPDDDTAVEGGYSTGEGEGGQKRRKKNPGNTSPYPSAMRQQSYGPGMVGA, via the coding sequence ATGTCGTTCCATCCTCAGACTCCCCAGAGCCCATCGCAATTCTCCTCCGGGACCTCGGAGCCCGTGTTAAGCGTGACAACCTCAATGACCTCCACAGCCACGCCAACCACCTTGCCGACTCCCGCCCACAGCGTCACTGGAAGCGCCCATCACGACCTTGCAATGACCGACGACTCCCCCCACAAGCGGAAGCGCTCTGTGGATGACAGTGGCGACCgcgagcagaagaaggttcACACCGAGGAAAGCAAGCTGGGCATTGAGGACCTGCATCTTGATGTGGGGAAGAAGTACCTTCTTTGCCAGACTCCTCATCCGGAATCATTACCACGCGTCTCGGAAGATCTTTATGATATGTTCAACCTCAGTGGGCTCGCCGCCGAAGTAGCTCGGGAGAAGCCAAACGGCGAAAAGAACGCATTGCGTTCATCTTACACAGGCCATATGAAGAACTTAGGTATTGCTGGCAACTGGAAAGTGCGAGTAACAGACAAGGACTCTAATGCCGAGAAACCCGACTTTTTCGACATCCTGCACATGCCCGATGAGGATTGGGATAATACGATAGTTAAGGGTCAAAACATCAAACACGGGCTATCACAAGCAAGTCTATCCACCCTAGGACGAGCAGTAACCATGGCCAAGGGACCTATAGGCAAGAAAGACTGGGATACTTCAAGATTAGGACTTCAGTCACCCGGCCTGGATTCAAAGCAAACTTCGTCAGCGAGACCTACCGCCCCCAACACTCCGCTCAACGTACCTGGCGCAGTAGGACGACTAAAGGCTCAGGGGCCCTCGGCAAACGATCCAAACCGACCAAAGCGTAACGTGAAGAAGCGAACGTATGGTGATAGCAGTTTCGAGGGCTATGGTGAAGGTTACCCTGACGATGACACAGCCGTGGAAGGGGGCTACTCAacgggagagggagagggcgGCCAGAAGCGACGCAAGAAGAACCCAGGAAACACCTCGCCATACCCGAGTGCTATGCGCCAGCAAAGCTACGGCCCTGGCATGGTGGGCGCATGA
- a CDS encoding related to transcriptional activator Mut3p, translating into MDHMGFQVPGMAPPIMNQPPQVFGGYDGIPQLPPEIAAQMFNDSAMLLEDANDPKRRRIARACDMCRKKKIKCDGKMPSCTHCINYKTECVFTQVEKKRAPPKGAKYIEGLENRLNRMEHLLRLSGLLDEDDDDLGALEKRLLERQEKSRQVSMPAASNPNSPSQSTSGPSAAADGGEMTPQSSLTSPKDDKRKSATPAPSTAPSTAPAPAANVDDIKKEDQEEVEALSELMCSLVTNNFGETRYIGSSSGFSIFSPKGVSWVNSKTGDDSFQRTISDISVDDHKWTNWKPEVFSDLFQRPIFRPLPPKPEALSLLQDFFDNFNCIFPLFHRPTFMHLVHLQYSSDPYQGSGWWASLNCALAIAHRLRVMSNLVPQDEDEKAWGHLKNAIGVFPELTMRNTDLLSVQALLGMALFLQGTPNPQPTLLLVSAAMRLAHSIGLHKRGTGFNLNPIEIEQRKRVFWIAYMLDKDLCLRAGRPPAQDDDDMNVELPDADPEDNIGNIPLADGKGKMNLFRVMCEFATIESEVYKRLYSVQATKQSDGELLHTIGELDHKLEEWKDRIPIDYRPEHDINASHTPLILHVVMLHLTYYNCLTTIHRMSVAHGLWTSRLANYAIQGLNARPLNPRVFSSAALCTAAARASVSLLKYVPQGDFACVWMILYFPVSALVTLFGNILQNPLDPRAKSDTRLMNIVVTFLSMLGQEAEQGGVHRMLGICAEFERIAKAVIDKAEKEQSSRRKRKNQDTNKSSTNATTATATARQPSTAESATTTSVSSSSQRRSSQAQLSPPQNGASMGQFSMGSPMNDPSPSAMSAGWPQEFPVPQSGDFDSMNYGDTNMNSSPQIPVAAFQQPLLPQDLFSLPMTLDWSWAEMTTGAYPTVENGNFGEDCNNC; encoded by the exons ATGGACCATATGGGCTTTCAGGTCCCGGGCATGGCCCCGCCGATCATGAATCAGCCGCCGCAGGTTTTTGGTGGCTACGATGGCATACCGCAGTTGCCCCCAGAGATCGCTGCTCAGATGTTCAATGATTCGGCTATGTTGCTTGAAGATGCAAACGACCccaagagaaggagaatcGCTAGG GCCTGTGATATGTGTCGGAAGAAAAAGATCAAGTGTGACGGCAAGATGCCTTCTTGTACCCACTGTATCAACTATAAGACTGAATGTGTCTTCACGcaagttgagaagaagcgtgCTCCTCCCAAAGG TGCCAAGTACATCGAGGGACTCGAGAACCGGCTGAACCGTATGGAGCATCTTTTGAGACTTTCTG GCCTCctcgacgaagatgatgatgaccttggcGCGCTAGAGAAAAGGTTACTGGAAAGACAAGAGAAGTCGAGACAGGTGTCAATGCCTGCGGCATCCAACCCTAATTCACCATCTCAATCGACATCCGGCCCATCGGCTGCTGCAGATGGGGGCGAGATGACCCCTCAAAGCTCACTTACCTCGCCCAAGGATGATAAACGCAAATCAGCAACACCAGCTCCATCGACAGCTCCATCGACAGCTCCGGCACCAGCCGCGAATGTGGACGATATCAAAAAGGAAGACCAGGAAGAAGTGGAGGCTCTTTCCGAGTTGATGTGTTCTCTGGTAACAAATAATTTTGGAGAGACCAGATACATTG GATCGTCATCTGGCTTCTCCATATTTTCACCAAAGGGCGTTTCGTGGGTAAATTCGAAAACAGGGGATGATTCTTTTCAACGCACCATATCGGATATATCTGTCGATGACCACAAATGGACTAACTGGAAACCTGAAGTCTTTAGCGACCTATTTCAACGACCGATCTTCCGGCCTCTGCCCCCCAAGCCTGAGGCACTTTCGCTTCTCCAGGACTTCTTCGACAACTTCAATTGCATCTTCCCCCTATTTCATCGGCCAACATTCATGCACCTAGTACACCTTCAATACTCATCAGACCCTTACCAAGGCTCTGGATGGTGGGCTAGTCTCAACTGTGCGCTCGCGATTGCCCATCGTTTGCGAGTTATGAGCAATCTGGTACCacaggatgaggacgaaaaGGCGTGGGGTCACTTGAAGAATGCCATCGGAGTGTTTCCCGAGCTGACCATGCGCAACACCGATTTGTTGAGTGTCCAGGCTCTCCTTGGTATGGCTTTGTTCTTGCAAGGAACGCCAAACCCTCAGCCCACTTTGCTGCTGGTCTCAGCAGCCATGCGCCTGGCGCACAGTATCGGTCTCCATAAGCGCGGGACTGGTTTCAACCTGAACCCCATAGAGATTGAGCAACGGAAGAGAGTCTTCTGGATCGCATATATGCTAGACAAAGATCTCTGCCTCCGAGCCGGTCGTCCACCTGCccaggacgatgacgacatGAACGTTGAGCTCCCGGATGCTGACCCGGAGGACAACATTGGCAATATCCCCTTGGCAGACGGCAAGGGTAAGATGAATCTCTTCCGGGTTATGTGTGAGTTTGCCACTATCGAAAGTGAAGTCTATAAGAGGCTGTACTCTGTTCAAGCTACAAAGCAATCAGATGGTGAGCTACTCCATACCATTGGCGAGCTGGACCACAAGTTGGAAGAATGGAAGGATCGCATACCGATTGACTATCGGCCCGAGCACGACATCAATGCCTCGCACACTCCTCTGATTCTTCACGTTGTCATGTTGCATCTTAcctattataactgcctgACAACCATTCACCGCATGTCAGTTGCCCATGGACTCTGGACTAGTCGACTAGCCAATTATGCCATTCAAGGTCTGAATGCCCGACCACTCAACCCGCGGGTGTTTTCTTCTGCAGCACTATGCACGGCTGCAGCACGAGCTTCTGTCTCGTTGCTAAAATATGTGCCTCAAGGCGATTTTGCCTGCGTTTG GATGATTCTTTATTTTCCTGTTTCTGCACTGGTGACGCTGTTTGGAAATATCTTACAGAACCCACTCGATCCCCGAGCAAAGTCAGACACTCGACTCATGAACATTGTGGTCACCTTCCTCTCCATGCTTGGACAGGAGGCCGAACAGGGCGGTGTGCATCGAATGCTCGGTATATGTGCTGAGTTTGAGCGTATAGCAAAGGCTGTAATCGACAAGGCTGAAAAGGAACAGTCTTCTCGACGCAAGCGTAAGAACCAGGATACAAATAAATCATCTACCAACGCTACTACGGCTACGGCTACGGCTCGACAGCCTAGCACTGCAGAATCAGCAACAACTACTTCAGTGTCTTCTAGTTCTCAGAGAAGATCATCACAAGCCCAACTATCGCCTCCCCAGAACGGTGCTTCGATGGGACAGTTCTCTATGGGCAGTCCGATGAACGACCCTTCTCCTTCGGCAATGTCAGCTGGTTGGCCTCAAGAGTTCCCGGTGCCTCAGTCGGGCGACTTTGACTCAATGAATTATGGCGACACAAACATGAATTCATCCCCGCAGATCCCAGTAGCGGCATTCCAGCAACCCCTTCTTCCGCAAGACCTGTTCTCTCTGCCAATGACGCTAGATTGGAGCTGGGCTGAGATGACTACTGGCGCATACCCAACAGTTGAGAACGGCAACTTTGGAGAGGACTGTAACAATTGTTAA